A genome region from Nicotiana tabacum cultivar K326 chromosome 13, ASM71507v2, whole genome shotgun sequence includes the following:
- the LOC142168292 gene encoding uncharacterized protein LOC142168292 gives MYTRIGGNQHKKFKKNYNVQCDFYKMKRHSKENSFKIVGYPPDFKPKRRENVGNNNATYNDLFTGKVKEIGKEEAGLYLQQMNAERRNFRNFSLSSKELGTSKYESEDVELWHRRFGHMSVIGLQKLLYVNLQTIRDRVNKYTICPCAKQTRLPFPSSSIKSTSPFDLIHMDIWGPYKVATLDGNKYFLAVVDDYSRMTWHFLSFVQTQFNKKVKIIRTDNGTEFVNSVCDTLFKNLGIIHQRTRAYTPQQNGVVERKHKHILEVTRAIRFQAQISIKFWGHNILAAVYLINRMPSYVVYMLPYEKLHNRKPFQGHLRVIICLCFAKTVQEHDKLLPSARMAAHMGYSEIQKVYVLYDLYTHSFFVNRDVTFRGDTFPFTKQKFTTQPLFVDTTPNSRIFIDTSDIIFDVPTRLNESAGTQTPTKALTDFTMENQTSAHISDPQDHIEEETSAQQPIPVMHITENHQNDQLNQQQQPATRKSSRGTQPPIWMKDFVSLNIYQDFEAIKDPKWVEAMIEEIKALEANQTWDVVSLPQALQKFKFKQSQFDHSLFMRRTNEGIVIVLVYVDDNANHKKQFEACGRNKSFIAASLQNEGLGRAKILSWH, from the exons ATGTACACAAGAATAGGAGGAAACCAGCATAAGAAGTTCAAGAAAAACTACAATGTGCAGTGTGATTTCTACAAAATGAAGAGGCATAGCAAAGAAAATAGCTTTAAGATTGTAGGATATCCTCCAGATTTCAAACCAAAAAGGAGAGAAAATGTGGGAAACAATAATGCAACATATAAT GATCTATTCACTGGGAAGGTGAAGGAGATTGGTAAAGAAGAAGCAGGGCTATATCTACAACAAATGAATGCCGAGAGAAGGAACTTCAGAAATTTCAGTTTGTCTTCTAAAGAACTTGGAACATCTAAATATGAGAGTGAGGATGTGGAGCTGTGGCATAGGAGATTTGGTCATATGTCTGTTAtaggacttcaaaaattactttATGTTAATCTACAAACTATTAGAGATAGAGTGAATAAGTACACTATATGTCCATGTGCCAAACAAACAAGACTTCCATTTCCTTCAAGTAGTATTAAAAGTACTAGTCCctttgatttgattcatatggaCATATGGGGGCCATATAAAGTAGCTACATTAGATGGAAACAAGTACTTTCTAGCTGTAGTGGATGACTATTCTAGAATGACATGG CATTTCCTTAGTTTTGTACAAACACAGTTCAACAAAAAGGTCAAGATAATTAGAACTGATAATGGGACAGAGTTTGTGAACTCTGTCTGTGATACTCTATTCAAAAATCTAGGAATAATACATCAAAGGACACGTGCATAcacccctcagcaaaatggtgtaGTTGAGAGAAAGCACAAACACATTTTAGAAGTCACCAGAGCTATTAGATTTCAAGCCCAGATTTCAATCAAGTTCTGGGGACACAACATACTTGCTGCAGTTTACTTAATAAACAGAATGCCTAGTTATGTAGTTTATATGTTACCCTATGAGAAGCTACATAACAGAAAACCTTTCCAAGGACATCTAAGAGTAATAATATGTCTATGTTTTGCTAAGACAGTACAGGAACACGACAAGCTACTACCCAGTGCTAGAATGGCTGCTCATATGGGGTACTCTGAGATACAAAAAGTATATGTTCTATATGATCTGTATACTCACTCTTTTTTTGTCAACAGGGATGTCACATTCAGAGGGGATACTTTTCCTTTCACTAAACAAAAGTTCACAACTCAACCACTATTTGTAGATACTACACCAAACTCAAGGATCTTTATAGATACTTCTGATATTATATTTGATGTCCCTACTAGATTGAATGAATCTGCAGGTACTCAAACACCAACAAAAGCTCTTACAGATTTCACAATGGAAAATCAAACTTCAGCTCACATCTCAGATCCTCAAGATCATATTGAAGAAGAGACATCTGCGCAACAGCCTATACCTGTTATGCATATCACTGAGAATCATCAAAATGATCAActtaatcaacaacaacaacccgcCACCAGAAAATCAAGTAGAGGTACACAACCTCCAATTTGGATGAAAGattttgtttctcttaatatATATCAGGAT TTTGAAGCTATTAAAGAtcctaagtgggttgaagccatgaTTGAAGAGATAAAGGCACTTGAAGCTAATCAAACATGGGATGTTGTTAGTCTGCCACAAG CTCTACAAAAGTTCAAGTTTAAACAGAGTCAATTTGATCACTCTTTGTTCATGAGGAGGACAAATGAAGGCATTGTTATAGtcctagtatatgttgatgataatgCTAATCACAAGAAACAGTTTGAAGCTTGTGGAAGAAACAAAAGTTTCATTGCAGCAAGCCTTCAAAATGAAGGACTTGGGAGAGCTAAAATACTTTCTTGGCATTGA
- the LOC107761654 gene encoding uncharacterized protein LOC107761654 produces MYEFGTELIIENYKVPWLIWIQLVVMILLVLLLFFGFNILDLPNNSNSGASSSTSTAISQCPTGSSPNCNSTATLQNRNQNQNIKRETEASTSREIARADEAQERDGSAEKDATIFKLFVRPQHPCNYFGQAKQAFLKCLGFDSDRDNCNTRRHAKED; encoded by the exons ATGTATGAATTTGGGACAGAGCTAATAATTGAGAACTACAAAGTGCCATGGCTAATTTGGATTCAGTTAGTGGTGATGATTCTTCTTGTTTTGCTTCTATTCTTTGGGTTCAATATTTTGGATCTTCCTAACAACTCAAATTCTGgtgcttcttcttctacttctacTGCTATATCTCAATGTCCTACCGGTTCTTCCCCAAATTGCAACTCAACTGCGACCCTTCag AATCGGAACCAAAACCAAAATATTAAAAGGGAAACTGAAGCTAGCACAAGCCGTGAAATCGCAAGGGCAGATGAAGCCCAGGAAAGAGATGGATCTGCAGAAAAGGACGCAACCATTTTCAAGCTTTTTGTACGTCCGCAGCACCCTTGCAATTACTTTGGACAAGCGAAACAAGCGTTTCTCAAGTGCTTGGGCTTTGATTCGGATCGTGATAATTGTAACACCAGAAGACATGCTAAAGAAGATTAA